The Onychostoma macrolepis isolate SWU-2019 chromosome 20, ASM1243209v1, whole genome shotgun sequence nucleotide sequence CTGCAGGACTATGATTAAACAAAGTTAATCTAAAGCAGGGGTCCTCAACTCTGAACCTCGAGagccactttcctgcagagattAGCTTCAACCTGGAGCTACCTAGCTACTTGCAAATTtgtagtaatcctgaagaccttgattagcttttTCAGGTGtatttgattagggttggagctagtATAAGCCTCAGATGTCACGCCCACGGAACGTTGgctaaacgtctgatgcatatggcgcACTTatctggaaacacttcaggagtttcgaagtcgtcGTCGGATTGGTTAGattatacaggatttctggGAGACGTGTGAGTTGCGTTCTTTAATGTTTCATCTGGAAACAAAAATGCCGTGGtgccaaaccccctcacgaaagaagaaagccgtcgtgTGTACAACTGACAACGAGCGCTTGTCAGGATCAGctaaatgctgaattttcaaaagtatgtgaaaaatTTAAAGTTCGCGgcaatctttaaaatatgtccgAGTGTTTTACACACCAGTCTGTGATTGTGGCGGCATTTCCACGCCCCGAAACAtgattggttgctttacctgtcagtcataTGGACTCTTCGGTGGGCCTTGGGCCATTCAAAGCGGCCAAAGTTCCtagaccttcagccgtcaggCTACGCGAGActaggttggagctaaactctacaggaaaGTTGAGTTGAGTTGAGGACCCCTGATCTAGAGTTTATATGCTGgtcaaatttattttttcaatttcatttattttagtagttttctgtgtttttgatgtAGCTAAcattcacatttttgttgttttagtagAAAATGCTAGTATATAATTGGCAAGACTATCAGATTCGATGAATCGGTACCACCATGATGTATGGGCAAGTTCTCCACCATCAAGGCAGGGAGGAAGATCTTGTTAATCTGAATGTTGGAGGCACCCAGCACAAGGTGGAGCGCTGCATTCTGCTCCGGTTCCCCAACACGCGTGTGGGTCAGTTAATCCAGTGCTGTAGCGATGCCGCAATCCTGGAACTCTGTGACGACTACAGCCCCTATGAGCAGGAATACTACTTCGACAGGAGCCCGCAAGTGTTCCACTGTGTTCTAAACTTCTACCGTACAGGACACTTGCATGCTCTGGAGGAGCTCTGTGTGTTTTGCTTCAGTCAGGAGATCGAATACTGGGGTATTTGTGAGCTGGATCTGGAAGCCTGCTGTCTCGAATGGTTCCTTGAGCGCAAAGATGAGCGGGAGCAGAATGCGTCTGGCCGGTCTAGTAATGCAGCATCGTCTGGAGAGATCTCAGTTGTGGGCAGTGACCTGTGGAGGTTTGAGGGCACATGGTGTTCAGATGTGCGCAAGTTCATGTGGCAAACTCTTGAAGATCCCAATCACTCCAAGTGTTCCAAAGGTGTAGCTGCGGTTTCTGTCCTGGTAATTTTGACCTCCATTGTGGCCATGTGTATCCACAGTATGCCGCAATTCAGGTATGCCACCAACAGTGAACATTCTGTCCTGGACTCTCTGGAGTTCATCTGTATCATTTTCTTCTCAGTGGAGTTTGTCCTGCGAGTCATAGCAGCTACTCAGCCATGGAGGTTTTTGGGAAACGCTCTGAACATGATTGACATGGCTTCTATCTTGCCTTTCTATGTGACGCTGGCCTTTGAAAGTTTGGATGGGGAGGAAAACCAACATCTGGTCAACATGGGGAAGGTGGTTCAGGTTCTCCGGTTAATGAGGGCCTTCAGGGTGCTAAAGCTTGCTCGACATTCAGAAGGAGTGAGAGCTTTTGGAGAAACTCTAAAGAACTGCCAATGCGAGGTGGGTCTGCTCGTTCTTTTCATTACTGTTGGAATATCGTTCTTCTCGACTTTTATCTACTACACTGAAAAGGAAGACGCTTCATCCAAACTCTCTTCTATTCCTGTTTGTTGGTGGTGGGCCATTATTTCAATGACTACGGTGGGGTATGGGGATGTATATCCACAGACAGCGGCTGGGAGAATTGTAGCTACACTTTGCATTCTCTGTGGGTTGCTTGTGGTTTCTTTACCCATCACCATCATCATGAACAACTTTTCTAAgtactttgataaaaatacacctAAGAGGCACCTTTCAGAAGCTGAAACATAGGAAAATGTCAACGGTTTCCCTGTGGTTTAAAATGTTGGCTTGCTTTTGCAATCTAAACTTCATAAAGATTTTTGTGGTTGTTTCAAAGTCTTTTTGACAATCTTtacactaataaaaaataaagccatCCAACATCTTGGTGTTAAATTCTTCATTTTAAACAACAATGCCTGATGTTTGGAAAAAGTGAAAGACCTAGAATATCCACCAGCACTTCAAAGTCAAGTCAAATCACATACTCTGAACAAATGAAAACGAGCAgcacaaaattatttattttcttcaaaaaagtttaatagtaGTTCTATGTACAACAAATGATCATACTTAATATTCAGTTATTCAAAGAGGCAGATTGATCAAATCTGAAATTAGGCAAAATACTGAAGCAAAACTAAAGCAGAGAAGGACCAAACCCTTCATAAAATCCTCATCTGCGAAAAACCCAACATTTCATATTTAGATATGTGAATATGactcaataaattagaaataaaaaagcaaattaaTTGTACAAATACCAAACTATTTGTAAAATGCCAAAACAACTAACAGCAATGAAACATCAAATCATAcattcaatttttttcttttacgaTCCTGCATGCTGTCATAGCTCTATAAAATAATCTTGACAAAGTTCAAATAAACATGGgttagagcaaaaaaaaaaaaaaaaaactatttaaattaaGCGTATATTCATTTAtcaatatatgtattttttttttctaaataaataatgtatatttggCATTAGATTCATCCttattattgatatatttaatGATTCAAAACCAGTTTGAAGCCAAACCATTCTCAAAAACTCACTGTTAATAGCCCATTTATGAGAGGTCTCGCTTATTCAAACCACATTACATCAGATGtgctggaaaacaaaacaaaaaatcccTCCCCTTGACAAATTAGTCATGAGAAACTAAAACCAAAAGATTTTCATACTGGGGTTATGGTTAACCTTTGAGACCAAAAACTGTGAATACACAGCAAAACTGCCATGCTCTGAAAAGTCAACGGAGCACCACAGACAGACCTCAACA carries:
- the kcns3b gene encoding potassium voltage-gated channel subfamily S member 3b translates to MMYGQVLHHQGREEDLVNLNVGGTQHKVERCILLRFPNTRVGQLIQCCSDAAILELCDDYSPYEQEYYFDRSPQVFHCVLNFYRTGHLHALEELCVFCFSQEIEYWGICELDLEACCLEWFLERKDEREQNASGRSSNAASSGEISVVGSDLWRFEGTWCSDVRKFMWQTLEDPNHSKCSKGVAAVSVLVILTSIVAMCIHSMPQFRYATNSEHSVLDSLEFICIIFFSVEFVLRVIAATQPWRFLGNALNMIDMASILPFYVTLAFESLDGEENQHLVNMGKVVQVLRLMRAFRVLKLARHSEGVRAFGETLKNCQCEVGLLVLFITVGISFFSTFIYYTEKEDASSKLSSIPVCWWWAIISMTTVGYGDVYPQTAAGRIVATLCILCGLLVVSLPITIIMNNFSKYFDKNTPKRHLSEAET